The Kineothrix sp. IPX-CK genomic interval TCTCCGTTACAGAAGCGCTCCGGAAAAATCTGATACCAGATCGTATCGTTCACCCAGGCAGGCGTTACCGGAATATCTCCGGGATTCATCCACGGAAATACAAAACATTGTCTGCTCCTTCCCTCCAGATTCATCTGATCTTCGCTCATAAAGCCATCCTCGAAATAGTACCACTTCTCTTTTTCCGTTATCAGCTCGAAGTAATATTTCAGCCGTTTATATTCAGGCTCAACCGTCGTTGTCCACCAAAGCTGGTTCTTCAGTCTCTTTTTAAAAGGGATGTTCGCTGCCTCCCCCGTCCAATTTTCACCACCGCCAAGTATTCCCGACTTAAAAGGATCACCGTGCACAATATTCACATATTTCACATCATATCCCGTCTTAATATTAATGATGAGTTGATTCTCATTCAAAGGGTAGCAATAATTGTCGTTAGCTCTATGATACACCGCATTAAAGTCCATTTTATTATCCTCCTGTATTTGAAAAGTTGTTTGGAAAACGTTTTCCAAAATCTCTAATACGATAATACTATTACAAATGAAAAATGTCAATTCGAAACAGCAAACAGGCTGTACTGCCGGATGAAATCATTCCGAAAGCACAGCCTCCAATATTTATGTTGATACTTATATCAGCTTTACATCAGCACCTATCCTAATACCACTGCTAATTTTTAAAGCTATGAATTGGCGCCGGTATTCTTCCTCCCCGGTTAATAAAATCATCGCAGGAGAACTTGTTGACCGGCATAATCGGCGCATATCCTAACAAGCCGCCGAATTCCACCGTCTCTCCCACCCCTTTTCCGATGACCGGAATAAGGCGTACCGCCGTGGTTTTCTGGTTGATCATGCCGATAGCCATCTCGTCTGCAATAATACCGGAAATAGTCGTTGCCTTCGTATCTCCGGGAATGGCTATCATATCCAAGCCTACGGAGCATACGCATGTCATAGCCTCAAGCTTCTCTATGGAAAGAGCTCCTGCAATCACCGCATCGATCATTCCCTGATCCTCGCTGACCGGAATAAACGCTCCGCTTAAGCCCCCCACATAAGAAGAGGCCATGACACCGCCCTTCTTCACCTGATCGTTCAAAAGCGCCAGCGCAGCCGTCGTTCCAGGCGCACCCGCATATTCCAGTCCTATCTCGCACAAAATCTCTGCTACACTGTCTCCTACCGCCGGAGTGGGGGCTAACGACAGGTCCACGATGCCAAAAGGAACATTCAATCGCCTGGATGCCTCCTGCGCGACGAGCTGCCCCACTCTCGTCACCTTAAAAGCAGTCTTTTTAATCGTCTCGCACAACACCTCGAAGTTCTCGCCCCGCACCTTGCTCAGTGCGGTCTTCACAACTCCCGGTCCGCTGACACCTACATTGATAATCTTATCCGCCTCCGTCACTCCGTGGAACGCGCCCGCCATGAACGGATTGTCATCCGGCGCATTGCAAAATACAACAAGCTTCGCACAGCCCAAAGAGTCGTCTTCCTTCGTATATTCTGCAGTCTGTAATATAATCTCGCCCATAAGCTTTACCGCATCCATATTGATGCCGGTCTTGGTCGAGCCTAAGTTGATGGAACTGCACACCCTCTCCGTGGTGGAAAGAGCAAGCGGAATGGATTCAATCAAAAGCTTGTCCGCCGGAGTCATCCCCTTAGAAACCTGTGCGGAATAACCGCCGATGAAATTCACTCCCACCTCATGCGCTACTTTATCCAGAGTTCTCGCTATGGAAGCAAAGTCCTCCGTCGTCCGGCATGCCGCACCGCCGATAAGCGCGACAGGCGTTACGGAGATCCTTTTATTTACAATGGGAATGCCGAACTCTCTGGAGATTTCTTCGCCGGTTTTCACCAAGTCTTTCGCTGCATCATAAATTTTATGGTATACCTTTTCATTCAGTTTGTTTAAATCGGAATCGATACAGTCCAACAGGCTGATACCGAGGGTAATTGTCCTAACATCCAGATTCTCTTTTTCTATCATCTGGTTCGTTTCCGCGACTTCAAATATATTAATCATAGGTCCTTCCCTCTTTTCTCTATATTCTGTGCATGGTGTCGAAGATTTCTTCCTTCTGGCATTTGATGATAACGCCGATTTCCTCGCCGAGAGCGGCCAGCTCGTCCACGATATCTCCGAAATGCCTGCTGGTCTGATTGGTATCAACAATCATCATCATATTGAAATATCCCTGAACAATCGTCTGGGAAATATCTAAGATATTAATATCGTTCTCTGCAAGATATGTACATACCTTCGCTATGATGCCCACTGTGTCCTTACCTACTACCGTAATAATTGTTCTCTTCATAATTTTTCCTCCTCATATTACAACCATTTCCGACACTTCGCTCCTGCTGGCCACACGAATCGGAAAATCATTGACCTTGTACTCATTATCCGCCATGGCAATTTCCACCCTTACGGCTTCGTATGCCAGCTCCGGCAGATTATTTTCCTTGCTCAGATGTCCCAAAATAATCGTTTGCAGATTATCATTCAATATCCGGGAAAGAAGCCTGCCGCAAAGCTCATTGGACAAATGGCCTCTGTCGCCCAATATTCTCTTTTTCAGATAATACGGATAAGGACCTACCTGAAGCATATTCACATCATGATTCGCTTCCATTAAAAGGGCGTTCATTCCCTTTAAGCATTCCACCGTATAGTCGTTATAGCAACCCAGGTCGGTAATAATACCGAGTCTCTGCTTTCCGTGGCTGATACGGTACGCCACCGGTTCAGCCGCATCATGGGATATCCGCATGGGATTCAATACCATATCCTTTACCGTAATCTTAGTATCCGCCTCGATTTCCTGAAACAACGACTCATCGATTTGTCCTACCGAAGACATCTCCTTTATCGCCTGAAGCGTTCCCCTTGTTCCGTAAACGGGAATTCCATACTTTCTCGCCATTACGCCCAAGCCGTTAATATGGTCGTTATGCTCATGGGTAATGAATATTCCGTCTAACTCCTCCGGCTTCACTCCCATCTTTTGCAGCCCTTCTTTTGTCCTTTTACCACTGATTCCCACATCCACCAGCAGATGGGTCGTATCGGAACCCACATAGATACAGTTTCCGCTGCTCCCGCTGGCTATACTACATAACCGCATATTAATCTCCACGCCTTTCCAATGCCCTCAAATGTTGAAATGCAGGCACAATACTTTCATTCCAAAGTCTCTACTTTTTCCAATATATCTCCACCGTGTCGCCGTTCTGAAGCGGTTCCATGTACCTGGCTTCCCGCCCGTTCAGCATGGTAATCACCGCTGATCCTTGAGGCTTGGATAAATCGAAATCGATGTGAGAAAAAACATCCACATATACATAGGCGCTCTTTCCCGTCAGCGCTACGGGTTTACCGTTTACGATTACAGCGATTACCGTATTTTCCACCGTCTGTACCGGCTCTCCTTCAGGGCTTAGAGGCACCTGACGGGAAGCCTTTTCCGCTGCCGGATCTTCCCCTGCGGCTTCCACCTCTTCATATGCTTCGCCAGCATACACTTCTCCATCGGAGTTCTCCCTATCATATATTTCCTCTCCGTCTTCTTCCATATCCTGCTCCACATCCGAAAGCTTAAGTGTCTCCATCGTCCATATAACCGAAAAGTTCTCATATACCAAGGTGTCCATATTAGCCAGTTTATTATTTACATACAAATTCATTTTCTTGTCGATAATGACATCCATGAATTCTGCGATCTGTCTCACCGTATAATAATTAAGCAGCTCGATAATATCGTTTTCCTTGATATCATAGAACTTTGACTGGAGCTCACCGTTTACGCTGGCAAATTTGGGCAGCTCGATCCTTTTTTCGTTGACTGTTACGCATATAACATCGCCAAACTCGTTCAGCGCTCCCAGCTCCATGGCCGCCGGTTCGCCTGCAGTCGATGCTATCACCTCTATCTTATCTCCGCCGTGAACAGGCGTATGGATGTCCGCCACCTCCCCGTTCACCCTTATTACCGCCGCTTCACCCAACTGTCCCCTGACGATCCTCGCCTTTTGGCCAACTGTAAAGTTCAGCTCCTTCCCCCTCCTCGGAAAAAGGCCTTCATTGGAAAATTCCGCCTGAATAGCGGCATCCGCTACGGACAGCATATTATTATCGTAAAGCTTTACTCTCTCTCCGTTAAAATCCACAAAAATGAAGTTATTACTTTGCTCATAAAAGCTTAAACAGATACCGATAGGAGTTACCAGAAGGGAATCCTTCTTCACATTCTCCTCCAGAAACTCTATCTTCTGCATGACTTCCTCTCCGCGCACGGCGACTCTTTCCTTCTGTATGCCCAAATCCTCGGCAAGGGTATCCGTATACCCCTCCATCTTTCCGCCCCCGCCTACGACGAATACTGCACTGACTGCCTTTCCACCGTTCAATTCCTTGATCTTGTCGGATATTTGCAGAGCCATTTCTTTAATGACGGGATTCACCACTTCTAAAACCTCCGCTTTGGAAATCGTCTGCTCAAGTCCCATAATATCCTTATAAGTAATAATCTCAAGCTCTCCCGCACTGCGCTTTATCTGCTCGGCAGTACCGAAATCTACCAGACAATGACGTGCTATCGTCTCGGTCAAAGCATCTCCTGCCATGGGAATCATACCGAAGGCAATAATACTTCCATCCTTCGTAATCGAAATATCCGATGTTCCGGCACCCACATCCACCAAAGCGATATTGAGCATCCGATACATCTCGGGAATCGCCACCTGGATTGCCGCGATAGGCTCTAATGTCATATTCGCCACATTCAATCCTGCAATTCCCACCGCTTTATAAAGGCCATCCACCACATCGTCCGGCAGAAATGTCGCAATCATATCCGCGCTGATCACCTTCGCCTTATGCCCCTCCGGATTAGAGATCGGGTAATGGTTAATGTAATAGCGGACCACCGAATATCCTACGCAGTAGAATTTTATATCCGTATCGTTTAAGGCCTGGAACTCCCCGTATGCCTTCTCCACGCCCATGGTGGAAAGGGCATAAATGTCCTCCCTTGTGACTTCCTTATCGCTGCCAAATTCGCAGTCCGCCGTCACATTCACCGTACGGAGCACACGGCCTGCTGCCGCAATACATGCCTCCGTCAGCTTGCGCCCGGTAGCCGCCTCAAGCTCCTCTTTCACGGCTGCTATCGTCTCTCCCACCTTATGTATATCGTGAATCTGCCCGTCCATCATGGCCCGGGTCTCATGCTCCTTCATGCGCTGTGCCACAGCGTAAAAACGATCGTTATTGCGGTACCCTACCGTACCGACAATGCTTCTCGTTCCGATATCTAAGCCAAAAACCATCTGTCCCGGATACTTTTTCATTGAGTGTTCCTTGTTCATCTCTGCCACAGGTATTCCTCCAATTTCTTATCGATCTGCTCATAGGTATTATGCTTACTGCCACCGTTATCGATCCATACCTTGCAATGCTTCTTATATTCTTCTTCCGAAAGCTGATTACCAAGAATTCCATCTATCTTCGCATCGCTGTAGGAACGCGAGCTCTTCAGTCGCTCTCTTCGAACATCCTCCGATGCGAAGACGTACCATAGCTCGTCCGCGATATTCACATAGCCGTCCTCGATCAGCAATGCGGCTTCTATGAATAGGAAGTCTATTTTCCCTTCCCCTTTTTCCCTGTCTATTTCATCTAAAATATATCTTTTTACTGCTGGATGTACGATTTGGTTTACCCCTTTTAAAAGATTGCCGTCTGCAAAGATTTTCTCCGCCATCCTAGTCCTGTCGATTCGCCCATCCTCCGCTAAGACATCCGCTCCCAAAAGCGCTATCAGCTCTCCATAGCAGTCCTGCCCCGGCTCCTGCACCTTATGTGCTACTTCGTCTGCAAAAATAACAGTGCAGTTATACTTATCTTTTATATAGGATAAAACTTCCGTCTTCCCGGAACCCACTCCTCCGGTAATGCCGATAATCCTAATCTTATTTGGCTTCATACCAATTCTCTCCCGTGTGCATATCCGTTTCCAATACAACTGCCAAATCTGCAGCCGCACGCATTTCTTCCTTCAGAATATGCTCCACCTTAGAAAGCTCGTCCGAAGCAGTCTCCACTAACAGCTCATCGTGCACTTGCAAAATGAGCTTCGAGCGAAGATTCTCCTCTTTCAGCCGTTTCCACACCCGTATCATTGCCACTTTAATGATGTCTGCCGCGGTGCCCTGTATAGGGGAATTCATCGCTACCCTTTCGCCGAAGGAACGCTGCATGAAATTGCTGGAAGAAAGCTCCGGCACCGGCCTTCTTCGTCCGAACATCGTAGTTACATAGCCATTCTTTTTCGCATCTTCCACCAGCTTGTCGAGAAACTTCTTCACGCCGGGATAGGTGGCAAAGTACTGCTCGATATATTCCGCCGCTTCTTTTCTGGAAATACTAAGATCCTGACTGAGACCGAAGGAGCTGATGCCGTATACGATTCCAAAGTTTACCGCCTTGGCATTGCGCCTCTGCAGATCCGTCACTTC includes:
- a CDS encoding PFL family protein yields the protein MINIFEVAETNQMIEKENLDVRTITLGISLLDCIDSDLNKLNEKVYHKIYDAAKDLVKTGEEISREFGIPIVNKRISVTPVALIGGAACRTTEDFASIARTLDKVAHEVGVNFIGGYSAQVSKGMTPADKLLIESIPLALSTTERVCSSINLGSTKTGINMDAVKLMGEIILQTAEYTKEDDSLGCAKLVVFCNAPDDNPFMAGAFHGVTEADKIINVGVSGPGVVKTALSKVRGENFEVLCETIKKTAFKVTRVGQLVAQEASRRLNVPFGIVDLSLAPTPAVGDSVAEILCEIGLEYAGAPGTTAALALLNDQVKKGGVMASSYVGGLSGAFIPVSEDQGMIDAVIAGALSIEKLEAMTCVCSVGLDMIAIPGDTKATTISGIIADEMAIGMINQKTTAVRLIPVIGKGVGETVEFGGLLGYAPIMPVNKFSCDDFINRGGRIPAPIHSFKN
- a CDS encoding ACT domain-containing protein, with amino-acid sequence MKRTIITVVGKDTVGIIAKVCTYLAENDINILDISQTIVQGYFNMMMIVDTNQTSRHFGDIVDELAALGEEIGVIIKCQKEEIFDTMHRI
- a CDS encoding MBL fold metallo-hydrolase, producing the protein MRLCSIASGSSGNCIYVGSDTTHLLVDVGISGKRTKEGLQKMGVKPEELDGIFITHEHNDHINGLGVMARKYGIPVYGTRGTLQAIKEMSSVGQIDESLFQEIEADTKITVKDMVLNPMRISHDAAEPVAYRISHGKQRLGIITDLGCYNDYTVECLKGMNALLMEANHDVNMLQVGPYPYYLKKRILGDRGHLSNELCGRLLSRILNDNLQTIILGHLSKENNLPELAYEAVRVEIAMADNEYKVNDFPIRVASRSEVSEMVVI
- a CDS encoding cell division protein FtsA: MNKEHSMKKYPGQMVFGLDIGTRSIVGTVGYRNNDRFYAVAQRMKEHETRAMMDGQIHDIHKVGETIAAVKEELEAATGRKLTEACIAAAGRVLRTVNVTADCEFGSDKEVTREDIYALSTMGVEKAYGEFQALNDTDIKFYCVGYSVVRYYINHYPISNPEGHKAKVISADMIATFLPDDVVDGLYKAVGIAGLNVANMTLEPIAAIQVAIPEMYRMLNIALVDVGAGTSDISITKDGSIIAFGMIPMAGDALTETIARHCLVDFGTAEQIKRSAGELEIITYKDIMGLEQTISKAEVLEVVNPVIKEMALQISDKIKELNGGKAVSAVFVVGGGGKMEGYTDTLAEDLGIQKERVAVRGEEVMQKIEFLEENVKKDSLLVTPIGICLSFYEQSNNFIFVDFNGERVKLYDNNMLSVADAAIQAEFSNEGLFPRRGKELNFTVGQKARIVRGQLGEAAVIRVNGEVADIHTPVHGGDKIEVIASTAGEPAAMELGALNEFGDVICVTVNEKRIELPKFASVNGELQSKFYDIKENDIIELLNYYTVRQIAEFMDVIIDKKMNLYVNNKLANMDTLVYENFSVIWTMETLKLSDVEQDMEEDGEEIYDRENSDGEVYAGEAYEEVEAAGEDPAAEKASRQVPLSPEGEPVQTVENTVIAVIVNGKPVALTGKSAYVYVDVFSHIDFDLSKPQGSAVITMLNGREARYMEPLQNGDTVEIYWKK
- the coaE gene encoding dephospho-CoA kinase (Dephospho-CoA kinase (CoaE) performs the final step in coenzyme A biosynthesis.), whose product is MKPNKIRIIGITGGVGSGKTEVLSYIKDKYNCTVIFADEVAHKVQEPGQDCYGELIALLGADVLAEDGRIDRTRMAEKIFADGNLLKGVNQIVHPAVKRYILDEIDREKGEGKIDFLFIEAALLIEDGYVNIADELWYVFASEDVRRERLKSSRSYSDAKIDGILGNQLSEEEYKKHCKVWIDNGGSKHNTYEQIDKKLEEYLWQR